From the Lathyrus oleraceus cultivar Zhongwan6 chromosome 4, CAAS_Psat_ZW6_1.0, whole genome shotgun sequence genome, one window contains:
- the LOC127075254 gene encoding acidic endochitinase-like: MALKLAVSFTFLSLVLLALANASNAGKIAIYWGQNGNEGTLAEACATGNYEYVIIAFLPTFGHGQTPMINLAGHCDPYSNECVGLTSDIKSCQAKGIKVLLSIGGGAGSYSIASTQDASTVATYLWNNFLGGQSSSRPLGPAVLDGIDFDIEGGSNQHWGDLARYLKGYNKKVYITAAPQCPFPDAWIGNALTTGLFDYVWVQFYNNPPCQYNPGEISNFEDAWKQWISGIPANKIFLGLPASPTAAGSGFIPATDLTSTVLPAIKGSAKYGGVMLWSRYDDVQSGYSSSIKSHV; encoded by the coding sequence ATGGCATTGAAATTAGCAGTCTCATTCACATTCTTATCCTTAGTCTTGCTAGCACTAGCAAATGCTTCTAATGCTGGCAAAATTGCAATCTACTGGGGCCAGAATGGAAACGAGGGCACGTTAGCCGAAGCTTGCGCCACAGGTAACTATGAATATGTGATCATAGCCTTCTTACCGACCTTCGGCCATGGCCAAACTCCCATGATCAATCTAGCTGGTCATTGTGATCCATACAGTAACGAATGCGTCGGCTTAACCTCAGACATCAAATCATGTCAAGCCAAAGGCATCAAAGTATTGCTATCAATAGGAGGAGGTGCTGGAAGTTACTCAATTGCTTCAACACAAGATGCAAGTACTGTTGCAACTTATCTTTGGAATAACTTCTTAGGAGGGCAATCTTCCTCTCGCCCTCTTGGTCCCGCTGTTCTTGATGGAATTGACTTCGATATCGAAGGAGGATCAAACCAACACTGGGGAGATCTTGCCAGGTACCTTAAAGGGTATAACAAGAAGGTTTACATAACTGCAGCTCCTCAGTGCCCATTTCCTGATGCTTGGATAGGAAACGCACTTACAACAGGCCTTTTCGATTATGTTTGGGTACAATTCTACAATAATCCTCCTTGTCAATACAATCCTGGTGAAATTAGCAACTTTGAAGATGCATGGAAGCAATGGATATCAGGTATCCCTGCAAACAAGATATTCTTAGGGTTACCTGCTTCTCCAACCGCTGCGGGAAGTGGCTTTATTCCTGCAACTGATCTTACTTCTACGGTGCTTCCTGCGATTAAGGGTTCAGCTAAATATGGCGGTGTCATGTTGTGGTCTAGGTATGATGATGTTCAGAGTGGTTATAGCTCCTCCATCAAGAGCCATGTGTGA